In the Oryza glaberrima chromosome 6, OglaRS2, whole genome shotgun sequence genome, one interval contains:
- the LOC127776845 gene encoding uncharacterized protein LOC127776845: MHRAMRLRGLLRPQLLRTHETGGALVVGLGEPGGSAVARRPPPLPFGDGRRRPSSRFYCSKGGVGSAEAAVGSGGGGSSSSSSEQEHARLGERDQKEWLSGERFVTGCRRRESPFLTKRERFRDQFLRRVVPWEKATLSWRSFPYYVDEDARQLLSDCVAAHLRHKDVALEYGSRLQSSGGRILLQSLSGTELYRERLVKALAHELRVPLLVLDSSVLAPYDFGEDCSESEEEDDHAESEDEGSVSEVEDEGDDDEEKSGESDDDDAIKSVEDLKKLVPCTLEEFAKRVASAQGSSSTSESSDTAESPEDGKRPLQKGDRVKYVGASVLVEADHRINLGQIPTQEGGTNAYTSINGRTLSNGQRGEVYEINGDQAAVIFDPSEDKLSDDKKDEASKEHLAKPAVCWVDTQDIELDHDMQAEDWHIAIEALREVLPSLQPAIVYFPDSSQWLSRAVPRSNRREFVEKVEEVFDQLTGSLVLICGQNITEAAPKEKEPKTLVFHNLARLSPLTSSLKRLVGGLKARKPSKSNDISKLFRNKFFIPLPKDDEQLRVFNNQIEEDRKIIISRHNLVEMHKVLEEHELSCEDLLHVKSEGIILTKQRAEKVIGWARSHYLSSVTCPSIKGDRLIIPRESLDLAIGRLKAQEASSRKSSEKIKILAKDEFERNFISAVVPPNEIGVKFDDIGALEDVKKTLDELVTLPMRRPELFSHGNLLRPCKGILLFGPPGTGKTLLAKALTTEAGANFISITGSNLTSKWFGDAEKLTKALFSFASRLAPVIIFVDEVDSLLGARGGAFEHEATRRMRNEFMAAWDGLRSKENQRILILGATNRPFDLDDAVIRRLPRRIYVDLPDSQNRMKILKILLAKENLESDFRFDELANATEGYSGSDLKNLCIAAAYRPVHELLEEEKGGVSGTKTSLRPLKLEDFVQAKAKVSPSVAFDATSMNELRKWNEQYGEGGSRSKSPFGFGS, from the exons ATGCATCGCGCGATGCGGCTGCGCGGCCTCCTGCGCCCGCAGCTCCTGCGCACGCATGAGACCGGAGGCGCGCTTGTTGTGGGGCTCGGAGAGCCTGGCGGGAGCGCGGTGGCGCGGAGGCCGCCTCCCCTGCCGttcggcgacgggcggcggcggccgtcgtccCGGTTCTACTGCTCCAagggcggcgtcggcagcgCGGAGGCGGCTGtggggagcggcggaggcggtagtagtagcagcagcagcgagcagGAGCACGCGCGGCTCGGGGAGAGGGACCAGAAGGAATGGCTGAGCGGCGAGCGGTTCGTCACCGGCTGCAGGAGGCGGGAGTCTCCATTCCTCACCAAGCGGGAGCGCTTCCGCGACCAGTTCCTGCGCCGCGTCGTGCCATGGGAGAAGGCCACCCTCTCCTGGCGCAGCTTCCCGTACTACGTCGA TGAGGACGCAAGGCAGCTGCTGAGTGATTGTGTGGCGGCACACCTGCGCCACAAAGATGTCGCTCTGGAGTATGGTTCTCGGCTGCAGTCCTCTGGTGGGAGGATATTGCTCCAGAGCTTGTCAG GAACTGAGCTCTACCGGGAGAGATTGGTAAAAGCACTTGCCCATGAGCTACGCGTGCCACTGTTGGTTTTGGACAGCAGTGTTCTAGCTCCATAT GATTTTGGTGAAGATTGTTCAGAgagtgaggaagaagatgatcaTGCAGAATCTGAAGATGAAGGGTCTGTGTCAGAGGTGGAAGATGAAggcgatgatgatgaagaaaaaTCAGGTGAaagcgatgatgatgatgctattAAATCCGTGGAAGACCTCAAGAAGCTTGTTCCATGCACTCTTGAGGAATTTGCAAAG AGAGTTGCTAGTGCCCAGGGAAGTTCATCAACATCAGAATCCTCTGACACTGCTGAGTCTCCTGAAGATGGGAAAAGGCCGCTCCAAAAGG GAGATAGGGTCAAGTATGTTGGAGCATCAGTGCTTGTTGAAGCAGATCACAG GATCAATTTGGGGCAAATTCCTACTCAAGAGGGAGGAACAAATGCCTATACTTCTATTAATGGCAG GACATTATCAAATGGACAGCGTGGAGAGGTGTATGAGATCAATGGCGATCAAGCAGCTGTTATATTTGATCCTTCTGAAGACAAGCTGTCTGATGATAAAAAAGATGAAGCTAGCAAAGAGCATCTTGCTAAACCAGCAGTTTGTTGGGTCGACA CTCAGGATATTGAGCTTGACCATGATATGCAGGCAGAAGATTGGCACATCGCAATCGAAGCACTTCGTGAG GTACTGCCATCTCTACAGCCAGCCATTGTTTACTTTCCTGATAGTTCCCAGTGGCTGTCTAGGGCAGTTCCAAGATCAAATCGCAGGGAGTTTGTTGAAAAGGTAGAAGAAGTGTTTGACCAGCTTACTGGGTCTTTAGTTTTGATATGTGGACAAAATATAACTGAGGCAGCGCCCAAGGAAAAAGAGCCG AAGACGCTAGTGTTCCACAATCTTGCTCGCCTATCTCCACTG ACATCATCCTTGAAGCGGCTGGTAGGTGGGCTAAAAGCGCGGAAGCCTTCAAAGTCAAATGACATATCAAAGCTCTTCAGAAATAAATTCTTTATTCCTCTTCCAAAG GATGATGAACAGCTGAGAGTTTTCAATAACCAGATTGAGGAGGACAGAAAAATAATTATCTCAAGGCATAACCTTGTAGAAATGCACAAG GTGCTTGAAGAGCATGAGCTATCATGTGAGGATCTTTTGCATGTGAAATCGGAGGGCATTATTTTGACAAAACAAA GAGCAGAGAAGGTCATTGGATGGGCTAGAAGTCACTATTTATCATCAGTGACGTGTCCCTCTATAAAGGGTGACAGGCTGATCATTCCCCGTGAGAG tctGGACCTTGCAATTGGAAGGTTAAAGGCACAGGAGGCTTCATCGAGGAAGTCTTCTGAAAAAATTAAG ATTTTGGCAAAAGATGAATTCGAGCGCAATTTCATTTCAGCAGTTGTACCTCCCAATGAAATTGGAGTAAAATTTGATGATATTGGTGCTCTTGAGGATGTTAAGAAGACACTGGATGAACTTGTTACTCTTCCAATGAGGAGACCAGAGCTTTTTTCTCATGGGAACTTGTTAAGG CCTTGCAAAGGTATATTGCTTTTTGGACCTCCAGGGACAGGGAAAACACTTTTGGCAAAGGCACTTACAACAGAAGCTGGAGCAAATTTTATCAGCATAACTGGTTCTAATCTTACATCAAAG TGGTTTGGAGACGCTGAGAAGCTCACTAAGGCCCTTTTCTCCTTTGCTAGTCGGCTAGCACCTGTTATCATATTTGTGGACGAG GTTGATAGCTTACTTGGTGCAAGAGGTGGTGCATTTGAACACGAAGCAACAAGAAGAATGCGGAATGAATTCATGGCAGCTTGGGATGGTTTAAGATCCAAAGAGAACCAAAGGATCCTTATTCTTGGTGCAACAAACCGTCCATTTGATCTAGATGATGCAGTAATTCGGCGTTTACCTAGGCG GATATACGTTGACCTTCCGGACTCACAGAATCGAATGAAAATTCTGAAGATTTTACTTGCAAAAGAAAACCTGGAATCTGATTTCAGATTTGACGAACTAGCCAATGCAACTGAGGGTTACTCTGGTAGTGACTTGAAG AACCTATGCATCGCAGCTGCGTACAGACCAGTTCATGAGCTTCtagaagaagaaaag GGAGGCGTTAGTGGCACAAAAACATCTTTGAGGCCCTTAAAGTTGGAGGATTTTGTGCAAGCAAAAGCAAAG GTAAGTCCATCCGTCGCTTTTGACGCCACGAGCATGAACGAGTTACGAAAATGGAACGAGCAGTACGGGGAAGGTGGAAGCAGGAGTAAATCACCATTTGGGTTCGGCAGCTAA
- the LOC127777871 gene encoding salt stress-induced protein-like produces the protein MPALVKIGQWGGYGGSAQDITVTPIKLTGMTIRSGNAIDSISFSYSGIDGQEHVVGPWGGNGGHATTIMLGPTEHVIEVSGTHGKFGPVADVVTYLKIVTDITTYEFGVRSGTDFSVPLQGGAHVVGFFGRFGVLMDAIGIYTRP, from the exons ATGCCGGCATTGGTGAAGATCGGGCAGTGGGGTGGATATGGAGGGTCAGCTCAGGACATCACTGTGACACCCATCAAACTCACCGGCATGACAATTCGTAGCGGAAATGCGATCGATTCCATAAGCTTCTCCTACAGTGGCATTGACGGACAGGAGCATGTCGTGGGCCCATGGGGTGGTAACGGTGGACACGCTACCACG ATCATGTTAGGCCCTACGGAGCATGTGATAGAAGTTTCTGGAACCCATGGCAAGTTTGGACCTGTAGCTGATGTTGTGACGTACCTTAAGATTGTCACCGACATTACAACATATGAGTTCGGTGTGCGTAGTGGAACAGACTTCAGTGTCCCGCTGCAGGGCGGTGCCCATGTCGTTGGTTTCTTTGGACGCTTTGGAGTGCTCATGGATGCGATTGGCATCTACACCCGCCCATGA